One Rhinoraja longicauda isolate Sanriku21f chromosome 21, sRhiLon1.1, whole genome shotgun sequence genomic region harbors:
- the vap gene encoding uncharacterized protein vap translates to MSVDVHSVSVGSVQIEFDAIFTLKEMQWFLLEPNVIFDVSGLRLVIAAGFEIGGAQVVTVCPVGSDYWYMGPRCDHRMTRQSLIAIVLGAVFALAVLLAAVAIGVLRRFKVVLIETKMDQTQSSYKRFSRFDDFSNQYQSQSWLNFSVNSLDNPGFSNSDELIHLHILDTSFYSCHEESETGTYNSRRAGRRSQPAFRHSLQNLDVSISSINEHTGDSGKASDLSVCSWPFEPYQWAPFPILYQGGRDRPFKGRRPHSYCEGMEPVSMERNWTA, encoded by the exons ATGTCTGTGGATGTTCATTCTGTCAG TGTGGGCAGTGTGCAGATTGAGTTTGACGCCATCTTCACCTTGAAGGAAATGCAATGGTTTTTGCTGGAACCCAACGTGATCTTCGACGTCAGCGGCCTGCGCCTTGTCATTGCCGCCGGCTTCGAGATCGGTGGCGCTCAAGTGGTGACGGT GTGCCCCGTGGGCAGTGATTATTGGTACATGGGGCCCCGGTGCGACCACAGAATGACCCGGCAGAGCCTGATAGCGATCGTGCTCGGCGCGGTGTTTGCTCTGGCTGTGCTGCTCGCCGCCGTGGCCATCGGCGTCCTCCGGAGGTTCAAAGTAGTGCTGATCGAGACCAAAATGGACCAGACACAAAGCAG TTATAAGCGTTTCAGTCGCTTTGATGATTTCTCCAATCAATACCAGTCCCAGTCCTGGCTCAACTTCTCTGTGAATTCGTTGGACAATCCCGGCTTCAGTAACTCAGACGAACTGATCCATCTGCATATCTTGGACACCAGTTTCTACTCCTGCCACGAAGAGTCAGAGACTGGCACATACAACAGTCGCAGGGCTGGACGGCGCAGCCAGCCAGCTTTCAGGCACAG TCTACAAAACCTGGATGTTAGCATCAGCAGCATCAACGAGCACACAGGAGACTCGGGGAAAGCCAGTGATCTGTCAGTTTGCAGCTGGCCTTTTGAACCTTACCAGTGGGCACCCTTCCCAATCCTGTACCAAGGCGGCAGGGACAGGCCG TTCAAAGGCAGGCGGCCACACTCGTACTGTGAAGGGATGGAACCTGTGAGCATGGAAAGAAACTGGACGGCCTAA